ACCGCTCTCTCCCGGTTTGAGCCTTTCTGCAAGGTTAGATGCAGTAATCCGGCGAGCGGTCTCCGTGATGTATCCTATGGGCGAGAGACTTCTTCTCGCCAGGAACCACCCCCCGACAGCCCCAAGTACCAGTACGATAGGGATTGCCGTAAGGAGGTTATGTGTGAAGTTCCTCAGAGTCTTTCTCATGGACCTCATCTTCATGCCGACCTGAATGATATAATCGGACCTCTTGTCCCTGGTAAGGGGGGAGCTGAGGATCCGAAAGGGGGTCCTCCGCCCGGGCGGGCGGACGGTCTCGAAGTATCCATTGTTCCTCTCAATACGTTGCAGCTTTTCTGGGTTCAAAGGATATAGGAGTTCCGCAAAATTCTTCGAAGCGGCAATGACCCTGCCCTCCCTGTTCAATACTCTGGAATAAATAGGGTAGTATTCCCTGGCAAAGATCCTTCCCTCGTATTTCATGAGCACGGAAGTGAAATCCTCAGGGCTTTCCGAGATTACAGCTGCAAGCTCCCTCGATTCATCGATCAGGAAGCGATCGATCTCTTTCATAAGGTGGTGTTTGAGTCGCAGGTACATGAAAGAGAAGATGATCAGGGTGGTCACCACAAAAGTAAAGATATACCAGAGGGTGATCTTGACATCGGTCCGCCTGTAGAAACTAACCCCTCGCTTCCAGGACATAGCCCACCCCCTTTATGGTATGAAGCAGTTTGGGCTCAAACCCTTTATCGATCTTGTTCCGGAGGTGATATACGTGTACATCGATGACGTTGGTGAGGCAGTCATAGTGATAATCCCATACGCTCTCGGAGATCATGGTCCTGGTCACGATCTCTCCCCTGTTTCGCATCAGGTATTCGAGCAGGGCGTATTCCTTTGGGGTGAGATCGATCCGCTTTCCCCCGCGGGATACCCTGTGGGTCGCGGGATCCATGGTTAGATCCGCGACTGTGAGCCTTGAACCGCCTTCTGCCTTCATCCGCCTGAGAACAGCCCTGACCCTGGCCAGGAGTTCATTGATAGAGAAAGGTTTGACCATGTAATCGTCCGCCCCCAGGTTCAACCCCTTCACGATGTCCCTCTCTCTGTCTTTGGCTGTCAGGAAGATCACCGGTGTGTCCTTGCCCGTCTCCCGGAGGGACTTCAAGATCTCGATCCCATCGATCTTGGGGAGCATGATGTCCAGAATCAGCAGATCATAGGCCTCATGAAGGGCCAGAAACATACCCTCTTCGCCGTCATAGGCCACGTCGACCGCCATGTAGTTTTCCCTCAGCCCCTTTCGGACGAAACGGGCGATGCTTTTGTCGTCCTCCACGAATAGGATTCTCATGGCAGCCTTCAGAGAGACAGGCCCTTGATTGTAAGCCCTGATCCTGTCATCTTCTCTCACCCATGGATTATTTATCACAGAAAGTGGCAGGCGGCAAAGTGATCCCTTTCCACCTCGATCATCTCTGGCGCCTCCCTGTGACAGATTTCCCTGGCCACCGGACACCGGGTGCGAAAGCTGCATCCTGATGGGGGGCTTGCCGGGTTCGGTATGTCTCCCCCAAGGATGGTCCTCTCTGTGGAGACCCTGGGATCCGGGATGGGGATGGCCGACAGCAGGGCCTGGGTATATGG
This genomic interval from Deltaproteobacteria bacterium contains the following:
- a CDS encoding heavy metal response regulator transcription factor is translated as MRILFVEDDKSIARFVRKGLRENYMAVDVAYDGEEGMFLALHEAYDLLILDIMLPKIDGIEILKSLRETGKDTPVIFLTAKDRERDIVKGLNLGADDYMVKPFSINELLARVRAVLRRMKAEGGSRLTVADLTMDPATHRVSRGGKRIDLTPKEYALLEYLMRNRGEIVTRTMISESVWDYHYDCLTNVIDVHVYHLRNKIDKGFEPKLLHTIKGVGYVLEARG